TCGGACAAGTCGATTTGACCAGGGACATGAATTGCCCGGGCCTTAACTTGCCTAGGTTACTTTATCATGGAGCGCGATACATCCAAGTGGGTCTATTCAAGTGCCCCGGACGCCCTATTTTTCGCCACTTTCCGATTCACTCCCCTCAAAGGTGTGTGTCTCTGGCAACAACTTTCCCACAATTTCCGAGTCTTGGCGAGGAAAGATCGTCCGTATATCCAATACAACCTCACCCTCGCTGCCGCTTAAACTGGCGACCGCTGGGAAGTTTTGAAGATGCTCTGGCACCGACATCTTGCCTTCTTCCGAGAGCTTTAACACAACCTGGCGCGACGGCAATTTGATGCCGCCTGGCAGTGGCGTAGCTTCGACTTCCCGCATGGTAATTTCGTCAATCCAAGCAGAGATGGTCAGCTGTTCCGCTAAGCGTGTTGCTCGCAAATCAAGGTTCTCGATCGAAGTCGAAATAAGTGAAAGTAGAGGCAGACGATCCTCAACTCGTTCGCCCGATTGATGAATTCGTAAGCAAGCTTCCAATTCGACCAAGCAGGCATCGCCCGCTTGCAGGTAAGCAGCCATCGCCATATGACGGAGCAGGGCGATCGATTCACGTTTACCAAGCACGATTCCACAATCGGGTCCCCCCATTAAGAAACCACCACCGACCAAAGCAACGTCTGCCCCAGCAGCGACAGCCTGCTTGGCACTGGTCAACTCAAATGTCTCGTGCGTTTCATCCGACACGAGACCGGCAATCCCCAGGTCGACCCAGCATTCGGCTTTAGCTCCGCGAAATGCCTCTAGTAGCTTTGTTGTTGGTGGGATTACTGTGCTGCCAGGCCCATCGAAGTTTGTGCGATCGAACCACAATAGGCGTGCCGCTTTCCCCTGAATGCCTTCTTTCAGCTCGTTGAAATCAATCTCGTTGCTCGCTCCAATCTCATGAATGCCATTCACTTCCTCGAAGTGCTTCGGCAAGTTCAGTCCATCGAAGGTAGCGGACATCTGCGAACGCGGCACGTAGGTGTCGTACGCTGCAAGATGCTTCGTGATGAGATACATCGCAGCTTCGCGATCTTGAAAGACAATCGCAGCCTCAGCCCCCGTCATCTCGCAAAGCAGTTGCTCAACACTTTGCCGGAAGTCGGCTTGCGCAGAAGCAAGGTGATAGTCATGCCGCCGGGCATGGGCCTGCACAATGATTTCTTCCGCCATCGGTCCAACAGGAAACTGGCGTCCAAGAACCTGACCGGTAGCGTTGATGACCTCGGGACGACCTAATCCCTTCTTACCGAGAATCCAATTCGATATCTCGCTGGCCAATCCCTGAAGCGAAGTGTAGGGCAGGGTAGGAGCCACTTCCATCGCCATCTTCTGATACGGTTCGAGATACGACTTGATCCCGGCAGCGACCGTGCTGCTGGAGACCTTGTGTGCGAGATCCTTCAGTGGACGAAGCTCCATCAACTGAGAGATGGAAGGAATGCGATTTAATGGCGAATCTGACATGCGGAAACCTTTCTGCGACATGGGGCAATCCCTATTATGCCCCGATCAGCCCAGGCTTTCACCGGGCCTCTTTTGATCCATGGATGTTGACGATGGCATTGAAAGTTCATTCGGCACCGACGCATGATTCTTGCAAGAACGAAAAAAGCCACTCTGCATGGGGAGTCAGAGTGGCTTTCGAGAATGCGTTTTCGCTGTGACTTAGAACTTCGGACGTGGCAAGTCCATGAATTCACTAACCGTCTGCGGCGGGCCCGGCTCCGGTTCGCTCGAGAACCAACCACCAAACCAGGACGAATCTTCTTGCTTCTTGCTCGTCGAACGATATCCACCATTGTAGCTAGTTCGCTTGGTGGTCTTCGCATCGTCGCCGTCATTGAACGGATTGAGGAAATCCGCCGACTTGTAGAAGAAGTCTTTCGTGCCGTTGTTGATCTTCTGGAAGGTGCTCGGACCTTTCGGCTTTTTCGGCGCCGAAGTGCTGCTTCCCCAGGTTAACGGGTTGTACCAATCGGCTTGGGCCGACAGCGGCATCGATAACCCTAACAGGCAAACGAGTGTCCAAACGATGACTTGATGTGTGCGGTTCATTTCTCCGACTCCCAACAGTAGAAATTTGCAGGCGCGGATAGTCGCAACATACCGCAGGTCTGTCCAGAGCAATTTCCCGCTTTTCGAGGGGCAGACGAGCCATGCCGATTGTCCCCGAAAGCGATATTCCGTAGAGTGACCGTTCCACCAACACCGCTTTGAGGATGCAAGCATGACGAAAAGTTCCCTAAAGGTGGGATTCATCGGTGCTGGGCAAATGGCCCTCGCCATGGCTCGCAGCTTCGTTGATCGAGGAGGGATCGCTGCCGAAGCAATCGTTGCTTCTGATCCCTATCCCGAAGCGCTAGAGCGGTTTAAGAAGACGATTCCCGGCTGCGAAACAACCGAAGACAACCAAGCGGTGATCGACGAAAGCGACGTCATCATTCTTGCGGTGAAGCCGCAAATGATGGGCGAAGTTGCCAAGTCGATCTCCGATATCCCAGCTGGCTGCTTGCTGATTTCGATCGCCGCTGGCATCACCTTACCTAAATTGACATCGATCTTTCCGACTTCGCGTATTGTCCGCGTCATGCCCAACACCCCTTGCCTGGTAGGCATGGCAGCTTGCGGTTATTCCGCAACCGACGACACCGCTCCGGAAGATATTGAACGAACCCAGCAACTGCTCGAATCGGCTGGCGTGGCCGTGAAAGTCCCTGAGAAGTTGCTAGATGCGGTCACCGGATTGTCAGGTTCCGGACCTGCTTACATCTACATGCTGATCGAAGCGATGAGCGACGCCGGCGTCCGTGAAGGCTTGCCAAGAACCGTGGCCACCCAACTGGCAGCGCAAACCGTGAAAGGGGCAGCCGAAATGGTGTTGTCTACCGGAGAACACCCTGGATCCTTGAAAGACAAAGTGACCAGCCCAGCCGGAACCACCATTGCTGGGGTGCATGTCCTGGAAAAAGCTGGCTTCCGCGGAGCAATGATCGACGCGATTTCCGCGGCGGCAGCTCGGTCTCGGGAATTAGGGTTAGATTGACAACCCAAACCACCGATGCCAGTAATATAATGAAATGGTAAATAGACTGCCTGCTAGAAAAGGAGTCGCCCATGAGTTCGCTCTTTTGCATCATTGACGACAAACACGTACCGATTTATCGCATCCTATGGATCGCAGCCGTTCCCCACTTCTGTGGAGAAGACGACTGCCAATGCGAAGGTCGATACGAAGTTCGCCTGGAACAAGGCGAGTCCCTGTGGACAAACCGAGAAGAACGAGACGAGGTACTGAAAGCACTCGAGAAGTGGCACACCGGTGACGATCTCGATGCTGGTGGCCAAGACTTTGAAAATTGGTCGTAGTCGTTCTGCGGTAAACAATCGCCCAAATGAAACTCCGAATCAACGTTTTCCCGAAAACGCTTAACACAAACAAAAAAAGGACCTGGCCAATTGGCCAGGTCCTTATTTTTTGGGGTCTGTTCGGATTCATCGCTCCGAAGGGTTTATCCGATCGCTATCGACCGCTTATTTCTTAGCGGTTTTCTTTTTGGCGGCCTTCTTCTTAGACGAGCCGGTGCTGCTTGCCTTTTTGGCGGCTGCCTTGGTGGTGGACTTTTTCGATGCAGATTTCTTCTTGGCTGGGGCCGGACCAAAAGCCGATTCCCATCCGGCAGCGTACTTTTCGGTGGAGCCCACACGAATGATAGACACGGTAAAAACCTCCTGGAAACTTAATGGCCTGAAACGTATTCAGGAACGTGAATCTCTGTTAGTAAAAAGCGTTTTGCCTGCGTGGTCAAGGACCTGCCTGCTATCGCTTTAACTTCTTGTACTTGAAGCGATGTGGCTCGTCGGCATTTCCACCCATGCGTTCCTTACGATTTCGCTCGTAGGTATCGAAGTTTCCTTCGCACCAATGAACGTAACCATCTCCTTCAAACGCCAAGATGTGCGTCGCAATACGATCGAGGAACCAGCGATCGTGGCTCGTTACGACCACGCAGCCGACATAGTTCAGAATCGCTTCTTCCAAAGCACGGAGCGTGTCGACGTCCAAGTCATTCGTCGGTTCGTCAAGCAGCAGGACGTTAGAACCTTTTCGAAGGAGTGTCGCCAAATGAACGCGATTGCGTTCACCACCGGAAAGCACACCAACCTTCTTTTCCTGATCGGGGCCTTTGAAGTTGAAGCGCGATACGTACGAACGCGCGTTAATCTTCCGCTTGCCCAATTCGATGATATCGTGACCGCCGCTGATCTCTTGAAAAACGGTCTTATCAGGATCGAGGGCATCACGGGACTGATCGACGTAGCCGAGTTCTACCGTCTCGCCAATCACGATCTCGCCCGAATCAGGCGTCTCTTGGCCGGTTAGCATACGGAACAGAGTCGTCTTACCGGCACCGTTGGGACCAATGATGCCGACGATTCCTCCAGGCGGTAGACGAAAGTTTAGGTCTTCGACCAAAACTCGATCGTCGTAACCCTTGTTAACGTCTTTCACCTCGATCACCAGATCGCCAAGACGCTTGCCTGGCGGAATCTGGATTTCGAATTCGTCTGGCTGATCGTCGTATTGCTCGGCCACCAACTTCTCGTAGGCGTTCACACGAGCTTTACCTTTGGACTGTTTCGCTTTGGCGGACGAACGAATCCATTCCAGTTCCTTCTGCAAAGTCTTCTGGCGAGCTTCGCTTTGCTTCTCTTCGACCGCCAAACGCTTCTGCTTTTGCTCAAGCCACGAAGAGTAGTTGCCCTCGAACGGAATTCCCTTGCCACGATCGAGTTCCAGAATCCAGCCAGCGACGTTATCCAGGAAGTAACGATCGTGGGTCACGGCAACGATCGTACCTGGGTATTCGGCCAGGTGATGTTCCAGCCACAGAATCGATTCGGCGTCCAAGTGGTTCGTCGGTTCGTCCAACAGCAGCAAGTCGGGCTTCCGAAG
The Blastopirellula marina genome window above contains:
- the proC gene encoding pyrroline-5-carboxylate reductase encodes the protein MTKSSLKVGFIGAGQMALAMARSFVDRGGIAAEAIVASDPYPEALERFKKTIPGCETTEDNQAVIDESDVIILAVKPQMMGEVAKSISDIPAGCLLISIAAGITLPKLTSIFPTSRIVRVMPNTPCLVGMAACGYSATDDTAPEDIERTQQLLESAGVAVKVPEKLLDAVTGLSGSGPAYIYMLIEAMSDAGVREGLPRTVATQLAAQTVKGAAEMVLSTGEHPGSLKDKVTSPAGTTIAGVHVLEKAGFRGAMIDAISAAAARSRELGLD
- the ettA gene encoding energy-dependent translational throttle protein EttA — encoded protein: MSKKYIFQMERLTKKIGPREVLKEVFLAFYPGAKIGVLGRNGAGKSTLLKIMAGIDKEFDGEARLSDGFTVGYLSQEPQLDPDKNVYENVEEAVAERRGLLDRFNEISGKLGEDLPEEEMNALYEEMATLQDKIEATNSWELDREIEIAMSAMNLPEPESGVTNLSGGERRRVALCQLLLRKPDLLLLDEPTNHLDAESILWLEHHLAEYPGTIVAVTHDRYFLDNVAGWILELDRGKGIPFEGNYSSWLEQKQKRLAVEEKQSEARQKTLQKELEWIRSSAKAKQSKGKARVNAYEKLVAEQYDDQPDEFEIQIPPGKRLGDLVIEVKDVNKGYDDRVLVEDLNFRLPPGGIVGIIGPNGAGKTTLFRMLTGQETPDSGEIVIGETVELGYVDQSRDALDPDKTVFQEISGGHDIIELGKRKINARSYVSRFNFKGPDQEKKVGVLSGGERNRVHLATLLRKGSNVLLLDEPTNDLDVDTLRALEEAILNYVGCVVVTSHDRWFLDRIATHILAFEGDGYVHWCEGNFDTYERNRKERMGGNADEPHRFKYKKLKR